Proteins encoded in a region of the bacterium genome:
- a CDS encoding transposase, with amino-acid sequence HLPLFACLLSFLWYNPSRIEVEVSPGNEADGPKAKSLIQKTTKLLSPEVAAIDSAYDSHDNYKSCIDSNIIPVIDLNRRGKKRGKEEIDLFSELEIPSSGSDLLRTGNTFSCPATHLKLMRDGKEPKRSNRQKLLCRHKDCPLANKCKPLSGYGRVFYVYPTQEIRDSILRDSGEWKKLYNFRTAIERCFSELKGRDLLEAPKVRGIANMWIHVLLSLIALIVKRIRDFILRGRLVIVSGTS; translated from the coding sequence CACCTCCCACTTTTTGCTTGCCTCCTCTCTTTTCTGTGGTATAATCCCAGTAGAATAGAAGTAGAAGTCTCACCGGGCAATGAAGCTGACGGTCCAAAAGCAAAGTCCCTTATTCAGAAAACCACAAAACTTCTCTCACCAGAAGTAGCAGCTATTGACTCAGCGTATGACTCACACGATAACTATAAGAGCTGTATTGACTCTAATATTATCCCTGTTATTGATTTAAACCGGCGTGGCAAGAAGCGAGGGAAAGAGGAAATAGACCTCTTTAGCGAACTTGAAATCCCAAGTTCTGGCTCTGACCTCCTGAGAACTGGCAATACTTTTAGCTGTCCTGCCACTCATCTAAAACTCATGAGAGATGGTAAGGAACCCAAAAGGAGCAATCGGCAGAAGTTACTCTGTAGGCACAAAGATTGTCCATTAGCTAACAAATGCAAGCCTCTCTCGGGGTATGGCAGAGTATTTTATGTTTATCCGACTCAAGAGATAAGGGACAGTATTTTGCGAGATTCTGGGGAATGGAAAAAGTTATACAATTTCAGAACTGCAATAGAGAGGTGTTTTTCTGAACTCAAGGGTAGGGACTTACTTGAAGCTCCAAAGGTAAGGGGAATTGCAAACATGTGGATTCATGTATTACTGAGCCTGATTGCACTGATTGTGAAGCGAATAAGGGATTTCATTCTTAGAGGCAGATTAGTAATAGTCTCAGGAACGAGTTAG